In one Trichlorobacter lovleyi SZ genomic region, the following are encoded:
- a CDS encoding lysylphosphatidylglycerol synthase transmembrane domain-containing protein, which produces MKRSSLLFWGGSGISLLLLVVLLRKIDFHSLAEALRRLDLRYLVAAILFTFLSYWLRAVRWRYLLIHERPVRLSSLYPSVIIGYMANNLFPARLGEFIRAWVLAEREQMQAPSVFASLVIDRLFDGFSVMVMLAGVLLTLQLPPGMEQSAAVLRAGGVTTLIFYSVVIASLILLKVRPVATLALLGKLLKPFPAAVAEKCIPLVGSFLGGLHVSRRSADLMAVLVSSLLIWLSATLPIYLVLVGFGIHLPLTASFFIMVLLVFAVMVPAAPGYIGTYHLACYTGLAAFGLPDTESVSIALVIHGVGFFPVILAGLYHVWSQGVSLASMRKQAVSDGAHQ; this is translated from the coding sequence ATGAAACGTTCAAGCCTGTTGTTCTGGGGGGGAAGCGGCATCAGCCTGCTGCTGCTTGTCGTGCTGTTACGTAAGATTGATTTCCACTCGCTGGCTGAAGCATTACGGCGTCTTGACCTGCGTTACCTGGTCGCTGCGATACTCTTTACTTTTCTTAGTTACTGGCTGCGTGCTGTCCGCTGGCGCTATCTCCTGATACACGAACGTCCCGTGCGGCTCTCCTCTTTGTATCCATCTGTGATTATTGGATATATGGCTAACAATTTATTTCCGGCCCGATTGGGAGAGTTTATCCGGGCCTGGGTGCTGGCTGAACGGGAACAAATGCAAGCGCCGTCGGTATTTGCGTCGCTGGTGATTGATCGTCTGTTTGACGGTTTCAGTGTGATGGTGATGCTGGCAGGGGTGCTGCTGACCCTCCAGCTGCCGCCAGGTATGGAACAGTCTGCAGCGGTGTTGCGTGCCGGCGGGGTTACCACACTAATCTTTTACAGTGTTGTCATCGCCTCGCTGATACTGTTGAAAGTTCGCCCTGTTGCGACACTGGCATTGCTTGGAAAACTGTTGAAGCCGTTCCCCGCTGCCGTTGCCGAGAAATGTATTCCCCTTGTCGGCTCATTTCTTGGTGGCTTGCATGTCTCGCGCCGAAGTGCCGATCTGATGGCCGTGTTGGTCAGCTCGCTCCTGATCTGGCTCAGTGCCACCCTGCCGATCTATCTGGTGTTAGTCGGGTTCGGGATCCACCTGCCGTTGACTGCTTCGTTTTTTATTATGGTGTTGCTGGTTTTTGCCGTGATGGTACCGGCAGCCCCCGGCTATATCGGTACCTATCATCTGGCCTGTTATACCGGGCTTGCTGCCTTTGGGCTGCCTGACACTGAGTCGGTAAGCATTGCGTTAGTAATTCACGGGGTCGGCTTTTTCCCGGTTATACTGGCCGGATTGTATCATGTCTGGTCCCAGGGCGTGTCGCTGGCCAGCATGCGTAAACAGGCTGTGTCTGATGGGGCGCACCAGTGA
- a CDS encoding pilus assembly protein PilP, whose translation MALLAGLMVLQAGCKKTPPPPPPPPPAVPVAVQPKVIVQKAVSSVKMAPAQTNQLDFSTKKDPFKPHIAVKVATQAELNRQKREFRPLLPLHSFDVSQFRLIGTVADPKGNKAMVVDPAGKGYVLKVGMTIGKNEGKIVRIETSGVDVVEQFRDENNKIRKETIRIPLLRKP comes from the coding sequence GTGGCCCTGCTGGCTGGTCTGATGGTGCTACAGGCCGGTTGTAAAAAGACACCGCCTCCACCGCCACCTCCACCGCCAGCAGTACCTGTTGCTGTTCAGCCAAAGGTGATTGTGCAGAAAGCTGTCAGTTCAGTTAAAATGGCTCCTGCCCAAACCAACCAGCTTGATTTTAGTACAAAAAAGGACCCGTTCAAGCCCCATATAGCTGTCAAGGTAGCGACACAGGCTGAGTTGAACAGGCAAAAGCGAGAATTCAGGCCATTACTGCCGTTGCATAGTTTTGATGTCTCTCAGTTCCGTTTGATTGGTACTGTTGCTGATCCCAAGGGTAACAAGGCGATGGTGGTTGATCCGGCTGGTAAAGGGTATGTTTTGAAGGTCGGTATGACGATTGGAAAAAACGAGGGTAAAATCGTCCGAATTGAGACTTCTGGTGTAGATGTTGTTGAGCAGTTTCGTGATGAAAACAACAAAATACGCAAAGAGACAATCCGAATTCCCTTGCTGCGGAAACCGTAA
- a CDS encoding bifunctional riboflavin kinase/FAD synthetase, whose protein sequence is MRTIITNDFSHPLAERSVVTIGNFDGVHRGHREIFRQVTERARALSATSVVVTFSPHPLRVLQPDNRRFCLITTDEQKRELIAENDIDLLLVIPFTREFAAVSADDFVRSVLHACLGVRFLVIGHDYAFGRGREGNEQFLVQMGQRLDFDVKVLEPVGDGGVLFSSSVVRRLVADGAVVDALQILGRCHRVCGQVVHGREIGRSLGFPTANIVTHNELIPGDGVYAVWVSVLGELLMGACSIGVNPTFEGGQHTIEVFLFDFNDDLYGQDVVVHFVEKLRDVTRFADVAALKSQIAADVVSARAILAAGLPVEQS, encoded by the coding sequence ATGCGTACCATCATAACGAATGATTTTTCCCATCCGCTTGCTGAGAGATCCGTGGTTACTATCGGCAATTTTGATGGTGTTCACCGCGGGCATCGTGAAATTTTCCGTCAGGTTACCGAGCGTGCAAGGGCGCTGTCCGCCACCTCTGTTGTGGTGACATTCAGCCCCCATCCCTTACGGGTATTGCAGCCTGACAACCGTCGTTTCTGCCTGATTACTACAGATGAACAAAAGCGCGAGTTGATAGCAGAGAATGATATTGATCTGCTGCTCGTAATCCCATTTACCAGGGAATTTGCTGCAGTTTCGGCAGATGATTTTGTCCGTAGTGTTTTGCATGCCTGTTTGGGGGTCCGATTTCTGGTTATTGGGCATGATTATGCTTTTGGCAGGGGGCGGGAGGGGAATGAGCAGTTTTTGGTCCAGATGGGGCAAAGACTTGATTTTGATGTTAAGGTGCTTGAACCGGTTGGTGATGGTGGTGTGTTGTTCAGCAGCAGTGTTGTGCGGCGTTTGGTGGCAGATGGCGCTGTTGTGGATGCACTGCAGATTTTAGGGCGTTGCCACCGGGTTTGCGGCCAGGTGGTGCATGGCCGTGAAATTGGTCGTTCACTGGGATTTCCGACTGCTAATATTGTGACGCACAATGAACTGATTCCCGGAGATGGTGTCTATGCAGTCTGGGTTTCTGTGTTGGGCGAGCTGTTGATGGGGGCCTGCAGTATAGGCGTAAATCCGACCTTTGAAGGCGGGCAGCATACCATTGAGGTATTTCTGTTTGATTTTAACGATGATCTCTACGGCCAGGATGTGGTGGTACATTTTGTTGAAAAATTACGTGATGTAACCCGTTTTGCTGATGTTGCGGCGTTGAAAAGCCAGATTGCCGCGGATGTGGTTTCTGCCAGAGCTATTCTGGCGGCTGGCCTGCCGGTGGAGCAGTCGTAA
- a CDS encoding chorismate mutase, translating into MNINETRMRIDLLDDVLLRIFNERARLALEIGHYKKLLDLPVYDPAREKKIFARMKSDNPGPLDDGAIVRLFERVIDESRRLERIMTQQEGQEEC; encoded by the coding sequence GTGAACATCAATGAAACCAGGATGCGTATAGATTTGCTGGACGATGTTTTGCTCAGGATTTTCAATGAGCGTGCGCGATTGGCACTTGAAATCGGACATTACAAAAAGCTGCTGGATCTGCCGGTCTATGATCCGGCGCGTGAGAAAAAGATTTTTGCCCGGATGAAGAGTGACAATCCCGGTCCATTGGACGACGGGGCCATAGTACGGCTTTTTGAGCGGGTAATTGATGAATCACGGCGTTTGGAACGGATCATGACCCAGCAGGAGGGACAGGAAGAATGCTGA
- a CDS encoding type IV pilus inner membrane component PilO → MDPKVEQLLKLPNKQKIAILVAVVVLEAVALVYFLYLPKHKMLTELKAQHQQLQAEVDENTKIANNLPKIQKEYNDLNLELEKALTELPNSKEIPSLLTSITATGKNAGLDFLVFRPKPEVVKDFYAEVPVDITVSGSYFSVANFFAAVANLPRIVNITNVDFAEVRSVNNRMMTKVNCLATTFRFLGKEEIKNDKNKPKK, encoded by the coding sequence ATGGATCCCAAAGTTGAACAGCTGCTGAAACTGCCGAATAAGCAAAAAATTGCCATTTTGGTAGCAGTGGTAGTGCTAGAAGCAGTGGCGCTGGTGTACTTCCTGTATCTGCCCAAACATAAGATGCTGACAGAGTTAAAGGCTCAACATCAGCAATTACAGGCCGAGGTTGATGAAAATACCAAAATCGCCAATAATCTGCCAAAGATTCAAAAAGAGTATAACGATTTGAATCTTGAGCTTGAGAAAGCTTTGACAGAACTGCCCAACTCAAAAGAAATTCCATCGCTTTTAACCAGCATCACAGCCACTGGTAAAAATGCCGGCCTTGATTTTCTTGTTTTCAGGCCTAAACCGGAAGTCGTTAAAGATTTTTATGCTGAAGTACCGGTGGATATCACTGTTTCAGGGTCGTACTTCAGTGTTGCCAATTTTTTTGCCGCAGTAGCCAACCTTCCACGAATTGTCAATATTACCAATGTTGATTTTGCTGAGGTGAGAAGCGTCAATAATCGGATGATGACCAAAGTCAATTGTCTTGCTACGACATTCCGGTTCCTTGGCAAGGAAGAGATCAAGAATGACAAGAACAAACCCAAAAAATAG
- the pilQ gene encoding type IV pilus secretin family protein, which translates to MKCILNMKPVVAFALCTMLTVGMGVGAGTAATDTAQSASAPVTIQSLQMKGDGAGSELIIAASMPPTYTSYKTSAPQRLVVDFSQAIPVDSLSDTNFDKGPVKGVTIKRFDTDAGVLTRMEIFLTQDVDPVITPSVDKIGELRISFPGFKPDVTAPSAKQESTTVAQPEAALAPVLSKPEPAKEVAPSTTHEAVMPVITDVVAQAGGIAIVTQTPITDYKTFRLNKPERVVVDILNAKLNMPNKLVQLNVAGVSTARVGSYPDKVRVVFDAINGALPEASFDKTQTGLMVLFAAQSNEKQQPAVAVVTQPEKRNVAIPVKEQVTSVPKEVASNASAQMASIDFQVLGDTSRVTVKVVGSPQIEEPVKSSGSVSFRIKNAQLSRDLQRSLEAREFVSPVLRITPVQVKTKTGNDILVRVALKMDSGYELRREADLVYLDIKHPATMAKSIETAKGTATQKASSANGSSAPNAGDQIEKVAEQAAPVSGKARYNGRKVTLEFADAEVRKIFQLLSEVSNKNFVLGDEVTGTISLKLVNVPWDQALDIILDTKGLDKREEGTIVLIRGKGKFKSLLDEEMEIRKSTLKSEPLQTAMFDVNYADLASIVSQFNSIKTDRGLITQDQRTNKVIVKDVKSAVDDMRKILASLDVPEKQVMIEARIVEASSTFTQSLGVNWGIHYRDGSASIAGINSMDTNFGGLASTAPTSSGVSGSPGAAAGISFGTLSSNIKLDLRLNAAVSAGLVRIVSTPRVATLNHKSAKITQGQQIPYTASTSDKIETKFVEAALALEVTPHINPNGTVVMKIDAKNDSPGSTGNPPAINKKQATTEMMLRDGETTVIGGIFVESESNNDDGVPFLADVPWLGGLFKSNETKRNRNELLIFITPRIINSNS; encoded by the coding sequence ATGAAATGTATACTTAACATGAAGCCTGTGGTTGCCTTTGCGCTTTGTACTATGCTGACAGTCGGTATGGGGGTCGGGGCAGGAACGGCCGCAACTGATACGGCACAGAGTGCTTCAGCTCCGGTAACGATTCAGTCTCTGCAGATGAAAGGGGATGGCGCCGGCTCAGAGCTGATCATTGCTGCCTCAATGCCTCCAACCTATACCAGCTATAAAACATCTGCTCCACAGCGCTTGGTCGTAGATTTTTCTCAGGCGATACCGGTTGACTCTCTTTCAGATACTAATTTTGATAAGGGGCCGGTAAAAGGGGTGACCATCAAGCGCTTTGATACTGACGCTGGTGTGTTAACCCGCATGGAAATATTCCTTACTCAGGATGTCGACCCGGTTATTACTCCTTCCGTGGATAAAATAGGAGAGTTAAGGATTAGTTTTCCCGGTTTTAAGCCAGATGTTACAGCACCCTCTGCAAAACAAGAGTCAACAACGGTGGCACAGCCAGAGGCTGCCCTCGCGCCAGTGCTGTCTAAGCCTGAACCCGCAAAAGAAGTAGCACCAAGTACTACTCATGAAGCCGTTATGCCGGTGATAACTGATGTTGTTGCTCAGGCAGGTGGCATTGCCATTGTGACCCAGACTCCAATTACAGACTATAAAACGTTCCGTTTGAATAAGCCTGAACGGGTTGTCGTAGATATTCTCAATGCAAAGTTGAATATGCCTAACAAACTGGTACAACTGAATGTTGCTGGAGTTTCCACAGCTCGTGTCGGTAGTTACCCGGATAAAGTCAGGGTTGTATTTGATGCAATTAACGGTGCGTTGCCTGAAGCTTCGTTTGACAAGACTCAGACTGGACTCATGGTGCTGTTTGCTGCCCAAAGCAATGAGAAACAACAACCTGCAGTTGCTGTGGTCACGCAGCCAGAAAAACGTAACGTCGCCATTCCAGTCAAAGAACAGGTAACATCAGTTCCAAAAGAGGTCGCTTCTAATGCTTCTGCCCAGATGGCAAGTATTGACTTTCAGGTCCTGGGAGATACAAGCCGGGTAACGGTAAAGGTGGTCGGATCACCACAAATTGAAGAGCCTGTTAAAAGCTCTGGTTCAGTTTCCTTCAGAATAAAGAATGCGCAACTGTCGCGCGATCTTCAACGTTCACTTGAAGCGCGTGAGTTTGTCTCGCCGGTTCTGCGGATTACTCCGGTACAGGTGAAGACAAAGACCGGCAATGACATTCTTGTCAGAGTTGCCCTTAAAATGGACAGTGGATACGAGTTACGACGTGAGGCTGATCTAGTCTATTTAGATATCAAACATCCTGCAACAATGGCTAAATCAATAGAAACTGCAAAGGGAACAGCAACCCAGAAGGCTTCGTCAGCTAATGGTTCAAGCGCTCCCAATGCTGGTGACCAGATTGAAAAAGTGGCTGAGCAGGCAGCCCCTGTGTCAGGTAAAGCTCGATACAATGGCCGTAAAGTTACGCTTGAATTTGCTGATGCAGAAGTGCGGAAGATATTTCAGCTGTTGTCTGAAGTAAGCAACAAGAACTTTGTTTTGGGTGATGAAGTAACCGGTACCATCAGCCTCAAATTGGTCAATGTGCCTTGGGACCAAGCACTTGATATTATTCTTGATACCAAGGGCCTTGATAAACGAGAGGAAGGTACCATTGTGCTCATCCGAGGCAAGGGTAAGTTTAAATCATTGCTTGACGAAGAGATGGAAATACGCAAGTCCACCTTGAAGAGTGAGCCACTTCAAACCGCGATGTTCGATGTTAACTATGCAGACCTTGCTAGTATTGTGTCTCAGTTTAATTCTATCAAGACTGACCGTGGCTTGATTACACAAGACCAGCGTACCAATAAAGTAATTGTTAAAGATGTTAAGTCTGCTGTTGATGATATGCGCAAAATTCTTGCCAGTCTTGATGTACCTGAAAAGCAGGTTATGATTGAAGCCCGTATTGTAGAGGCATCATCGACATTTACCCAATCCTTGGGGGTCAACTGGGGTATCCATTATCGCGACGGTTCAGCAAGTATTGCCGGTATTAACTCAATGGATACAAATTTTGGGGGTCTTGCCTCAACTGCGCCTACTTCAAGTGGAGTGAGTGGATCGCCAGGCGCTGCTGCAGGCATTTCGTTTGGTACACTCAGCAGCAACATCAAGCTTGATCTGCGCCTGAATGCTGCTGTCAGTGCCGGTCTGGTAAGAATTGTCTCCACTCCCCGTGTAGCAACCCTTAACCATAAATCAGCAAAAATTACGCAAGGGCAGCAGATTCCGTACACCGCTTCTACTTCAGATAAAATTGAAACCAAGTTTGTTGAGGCTGCTCTCGCTCTTGAAGTAACCCCGCATATCAACCCGAACGGTACTGTTGTGATGAAGATTGACGCTAAAAACGACTCTCCAGGCTCAACAGGGAACCCACCTGCAATTAACAAAAAACAGGCTACTACTGAAATGATGCTGCGAGACGGAGAGACAACGGTCATTGGTGGTATCTTTGTGGAGTCCGAGTCAAACAATGATGACGGCGTACCCTTTTTAGCCGACGTGCCATGGCTTGGCGGGCTGTTTAAGTCTAATGAAACAAAACGTAACCGTAACGAGTTACTGATTTTTATTACGCCGAGAATAATTAACTCTAATTCCTAG
- the nadB gene encoding L-aspartate oxidase gives MIIESDFLVIGSGIAGLSFALQAAVHGTVSVVTKREIAESATRYAQGGIASVFSSEDSFDAHIEDTLVAGAGICHEDVVRMVVEEGPQTIRNLIEWGVKFTTTLKGDEYDLTREGGHSARRILHAEDITGREIERALVEAVRLNPNIQVFEDHIAIDLLTCAKLARQPVSDNCCLGAYVLDIKEARVKTFSAGATLLASGGAGKVYLYTCNPDVASGDGVAMAYRAGATVANMEFMQFHPTTLFHPNAKSFLISEAVRGEGAILRRRDGTAFMEKYHHLKDLAPRDIVARAIDNEMKTYGDDCVYLDITHEPAEVVRNRFPNIYQTCMEFGLDMTKDWLPVVPAAHYLCGGVQVNTHGQTDVRGLYAIGEVAFTGLHGANRLASNSLLEAAVYASKAAKHAIDALTTQPVSKPSSLPEWDSGTATNSDEMVVVSQNWDEIRRFMWNYVGIVRSTKRLERAMRRIQLIQAEIEEYYWNFIVTSDLIELRNLATVAELIITCAQQRKESRGLHYTIDYPERDEQNGKKDTIVKKIF, from the coding sequence ATGATCATTGAAAGTGATTTTCTGGTCATCGGCAGTGGTATTGCCGGACTGTCCTTTGCACTTCAGGCCGCTGTTCACGGCACGGTTTCCGTTGTTACCAAGCGAGAAATAGCTGAATCTGCAACCCGTTACGCGCAGGGGGGGATCGCATCTGTCTTTTCAAGTGAAGATTCCTTTGACGCACATATTGAAGACACTCTGGTTGCCGGTGCCGGTATCTGTCATGAAGATGTCGTCAGAATGGTGGTTGAGGAAGGGCCCCAGACTATCCGTAATCTGATTGAATGGGGGGTCAAGTTTACCACTACTCTTAAAGGCGATGAATATGACCTGACCCGTGAGGGGGGACATAGCGCCAGGCGGATCCTGCATGCTGAAGACATCACAGGGCGTGAGATTGAACGGGCACTGGTGGAAGCAGTCAGGCTAAACCCGAACATCCAGGTCTTTGAAGACCATATTGCCATTGATCTGCTGACCTGCGCCAAACTTGCCCGTCAGCCGGTCAGTGACAACTGCTGCCTTGGTGCTTATGTGCTTGACATCAAAGAGGCTCGGGTCAAAACTTTTTCAGCGGGGGCAACCCTGCTTGCCAGTGGTGGTGCCGGCAAGGTCTATCTCTACACCTGCAATCCAGATGTAGCCTCCGGTGACGGTGTTGCCATGGCATATCGTGCCGGAGCGACTGTTGCCAACATGGAGTTCATGCAATTCCACCCAACCACACTTTTTCATCCCAACGCCAAATCGTTCCTGATCTCCGAAGCAGTTCGAGGTGAAGGGGCGATACTCAGACGCAGGGATGGCACTGCCTTTATGGAAAAATACCATCACCTGAAGGATCTTGCTCCACGTGACATAGTAGCCCGCGCCATTGACAATGAGATGAAAACCTATGGCGATGACTGTGTCTATCTTGACATCACCCACGAACCTGCTGAAGTGGTTCGAAACAGATTCCCCAATATTTACCAGACCTGCATGGAGTTTGGCCTGGACATGACGAAAGACTGGTTACCGGTAGTCCCGGCAGCCCACTATCTTTGCGGCGGTGTCCAGGTCAATACCCACGGCCAGACAGATGTACGTGGTTTATACGCCATTGGAGAGGTAGCCTTTACCGGCCTGCACGGTGCCAACCGTCTTGCCAGCAACTCCTTGCTGGAAGCAGCGGTCTATGCCAGTAAAGCAGCAAAACATGCTATTGATGCCTTAACCACGCAACCAGTGTCAAAACCATCTTCACTTCCAGAATGGGATTCCGGCACCGCAACCAATAGCGATGAAATGGTCGTTGTCTCACAAAATTGGGACGAGATTCGACGCTTCATGTGGAATTATGTCGGCATCGTGCGCAGCACAAAGCGGCTTGAACGAGCCATGCGTCGGATACAACTGATTCAGGCTGAGATCGAAGAGTACTACTGGAACTTTATTGTCACCTCTGACCTGATTGAGCTGCGCAACTTGGCAACCGTTGCTGAACTGATCATCACCTGTGCACAACAGCGAAAAGAATCTCGCGGATTGCACTACACCATCGACTACCCAGAGCGTGATGAACAGAACGGCAAAAAAGATACTATCGTAAAAAAAATATTCTGA
- a CDS encoding protein O-mannosyl-transferase family has translation MIERVGRYLDGWSLVAFLLPFGLYLWCLAPSITFYDSGEFVTAVHFLGSAHSPGYPLFLLYAKPFTWLPIGNIAFRVNLATAVSAALACFAVYHLLKKVLQETEFCDDAGFSKFVLHLTALSGAFTFAVSPRLWLQSNHDKPYPLLAFISAVMLYFLLCWRENYLRGDEQPSWWYGTAFLAGLATGAHQTIVLLLPGCILFILVTAPQSIRRGREWLLSGGMLLAGGAVQLYLPLRAAAETRQNWGDTDTLSRFLWHLLRKGYPEEPHNRDFSLLLKQLGAFNVPHEFGWVGLFLLLIGLWACWRADRALLVYLLATLLSFWLVIAGYFNPQPDSIFLTEEFYTPLYLLAALIIPIGLFALAARGAGAAQKPEHYGLHHKLLLTVFFLLIPLSQLASNLASQDQHNNYLAQDYALNTLRPLPDEAVLFTWGDSGAFPLWYLQGVERFREDLDLAHIPHLVFPWYQRELPRLAPAFKGETGTATGELVFAHLVETLRQQRPVLMDFSTRYSLDWRKQQPVQQGMVYWVQDAPAGQQDDVSIWEFYVLHRLIPKGWQPDMDSHKALVIHAYCLLQSAEDLARRGHVKEAGHLLQLTGRIMPVWQEKLSQMQQRYAIPAPAGETDER, from the coding sequence GTGATAGAAAGAGTTGGCCGCTATCTGGACGGCTGGTCCCTCGTGGCCTTTTTGCTTCCGTTTGGACTTTATCTCTGGTGTCTGGCACCAAGTATCACCTTTTATGACAGTGGTGAGTTCGTCACAGCTGTACACTTTCTCGGGTCTGCACATTCTCCGGGGTATCCCCTTTTTCTGCTCTATGCCAAGCCGTTTACCTGGTTGCCGATCGGCAACATAGCTTTCAGGGTGAATCTGGCAACTGCGGTTTCAGCTGCCTTGGCCTGTTTTGCGGTCTATCATCTGCTCAAGAAGGTGCTGCAGGAAACAGAATTTTGTGATGATGCTGGATTTTCCAAGTTTGTCCTGCATTTGACAGCGCTGTCCGGCGCCTTTACCTTTGCCGTCTCGCCACGGCTCTGGCTGCAGAGCAACCATGATAAGCCTTATCCGTTGCTGGCGTTTATAAGTGCAGTGATGCTGTATTTTTTACTGTGTTGGCGCGAAAACTATCTGCGCGGTGATGAACAGCCGTCCTGGTGGTATGGGACAGCCTTTCTTGCCGGGCTGGCCACCGGTGCTCATCAGACCATTGTGTTATTGTTGCCCGGCTGTATTCTGTTCATACTGGTTACTGCTCCACAGTCAATACGAAGGGGGCGGGAGTGGTTGCTGAGTGGGGGGATGTTACTGGCTGGAGGCGCTGTACAATTGTATCTGCCGCTGAGGGCTGCCGCTGAAACCCGGCAGAACTGGGGTGATACAGATACCTTGTCGCGTTTTCTCTGGCACCTGTTGCGGAAGGGGTATCCTGAGGAGCCGCACAATCGGGATTTCAGCCTGCTGCTGAAGCAACTTGGCGCTTTCAATGTTCCCCATGAATTTGGCTGGGTTGGACTGTTTTTGTTATTAATTGGCCTCTGGGCCTGCTGGCGGGCAGATCGGGCATTGCTAGTCTATCTGCTGGCAACTCTGCTTTCGTTTTGGCTGGTCATTGCCGGGTACTTTAATCCACAGCCTGACTCTATTTTTCTGACTGAGGAGTTCTATACGCCGCTTTACCTGCTGGCAGCGCTGATTATTCCCATCGGGCTGTTTGCTCTGGCAGCGCGGGGTGCAGGAGCTGCTCAAAAACCTGAACACTATGGACTGCACCATAAGCTGTTGCTGACAGTGTTTTTCCTGTTGATTCCGCTGTCACAGCTGGCATCCAATCTGGCATCTCAGGATCAGCATAACAATTACCTGGCCCAGGATTATGCGCTGAATACCCTGCGTCCTTTGCCGGATGAAGCGGTTTTATTTACCTGGGGGGATAGTGGAGCCTTTCCACTCTGGTATCTGCAAGGGGTCGAACGGTTCAGAGAGGATCTTGACCTGGCTCACATTCCTCATCTGGTTTTTCCATGGTACCAGCGTGAATTGCCGCGCCTTGCACCGGCATTCAAGGGAGAGACTGGTACAGCTACCGGCGAGTTGGTTTTTGCGCATCTGGTTGAGACACTTCGTCAGCAGAGACCGGTATTGATGGACTTTTCAACCCGTTATTCCCTGGATTGGCGCAAACAGCAGCCGGTTCAGCAAGGGATGGTTTATTGGGTCCAGGATGCCCCTGCAGGGCAGCAGGATGACGTTTCAATCTGGGAGTTCTATGTGCTGCACCGGCTTATTCCCAAAGGATGGCAACCAGATATGGATTCTCACAAGGCATTGGTCATACATGCCTACTGTCTCTTGCAGTCTGCCGAAGATCTGGCCAGGCGTGGACATGTCAAGGAAGCTGGGCACTTGCTGCAGCTGACCGGCAGAATCATGCCTGTTTGGCAGGAGAAACTGAGTCAGATGCAGCAGCGCTATGCTATTCCCGCTCCAGCAGGAGAAACAGATGAACGTTGA
- the aroE gene encoding shikimate dehydrogenase: MNVESIVTGKTKVYGIIGWPVAHSLSPVMQNAALQAAAVDAIYVPFAVAPDQLATAISGLRAMHVSGFNVTIPHKTAIMTLLDELSPVAVQAGAVNTVVNQGGRLIGHNTDGDGLVISLEEDLNCPVTGSNVVLVGAGGAACGALAALCRAGVRSVVVLNRNLNAAEGLIASFRDHFPHILLRACTLGEQPEEVLRQSDLVINATSLGMSGEKIEGLSLALLPDHAKVYDMVYNASLTTLLHDADKRGVKAVNGLGMLIAQGELAFELWHGIPAARGVMRTALQSFLSSAAKA; this comes from the coding sequence ATGAACGTTGAATCAATAGTTACCGGGAAAACCAAAGTGTACGGGATTATCGGCTGGCCGGTGGCTCACTCTCTTTCGCCGGTAATGCAGAATGCAGCACTTCAGGCAGCTGCTGTTGATGCAATCTATGTCCCGTTTGCCGTTGCGCCAGATCAGCTGGCAACAGCCATCTCCGGACTGCGGGCCATGCATGTCAGTGGCTTCAATGTCACCATTCCCCATAAAACCGCCATCATGACATTGCTAGATGAACTGTCTCCTGTTGCTGTTCAGGCAGGAGCGGTTAATACGGTGGTTAATCAGGGAGGGCGCTTGATTGGCCATAACACTGATGGAGATGGGCTTGTCATCTCACTGGAAGAAGATCTTAACTGTCCTGTCACTGGAAGCAATGTTGTGCTGGTTGGCGCCGGCGGGGCAGCTTGCGGGGCGTTGGCGGCACTTTGTCGTGCCGGGGTCCGCTCCGTTGTGGTACTTAATCGAAACTTGAATGCAGCAGAGGGTTTGATCGCCTCGTTTCGCGACCATTTTCCGCATATTCTGCTGCGGGCATGCACTCTGGGGGAACAGCCAGAAGAGGTGTTGCGCCAGAGTGACTTGGTCATTAACGCCACTTCTCTGGGGATGTCCGGCGAAAAAATTGAGGGGCTCTCCCTTGCGCTTCTGCCTGACCATGCTAAAGTGTACGACATGGTCTATAATGCTTCTTTGACCACGCTTTTGCATGATGCCGACAAACGAGGGGTCAAGGCCGTCAATGGTCTGGGGATGCTGATTGCGCAAGGGGAGCTGGCATTTGAGTTGTGGCATGGCATTCCAGCCGCAAGAGGCGTCATGCGAACCGCGCTGCAGTCGTTTTTGTCCAGCGCAGCAAAGGCTTGA